The following coding sequences are from one Eucalyptus grandis isolate ANBG69807.140 chromosome 11, ASM1654582v1, whole genome shotgun sequence window:
- the LOC104426231 gene encoding U-box domain-containing protein 52, translated as MEVEDGDHSQGETVQYCTAATTMVSPEIVEIGEDSRSVDVGGSNDVYVAVGKDDMDVVKWALDHHVAPHHARVFLVHVFPPVAYIPTPVGRLSRSQLSQDQVRVYINEESNRRRNLLQKYIRLCADAKVTVDTMLIEHRNIAKAILDLIPVVNITKLVIGTKRAPSSRRLTKNLAKGKFLKKHAPDYCEVTVVYNGQKVSDNERARELNRPHEVLSSSGEAVARHSERNFFECVCFSGKFD; from the exons atGGAGGTGGAAGATGGTGATCACTCGCAGGGCGAGACGGTGCAGTACTGCACCGCCGCGACAACAATGGTGTCCCCGGAAATAGTGGAGATCGGGGAGGACAGCAGGAGCGTGGACGTGGGCGGCAGCAACGATGTGTATGTGGCCGTCGGGAAAGACGACATGGACGTCGTCAAGTGGGCCCTCGATCACCACGTCGCTCCCCATCACGCCCGCGTCTTCCTCGTTCATGTCTTCCCCCCCGTCGCTTACATTCCCACCCCAG TTGGAAGATTATCGAGGAGCCAACTGAGCCAAGACCAGGTGAgagtttacatcaatgaagAGAGTAACAGGAGAAGGAACCTTCTGCAGAAGTACATTCGCCTGTGCGCTGATGCCAAA GTGACTGTGGACACGATGCTTATTGAGCACCGAAACATTGCAAAAGCTATCCTCGATCTAATTCCTGTTGTTAATATTACCAAGCTAGTTATTGGAACCAAACGTGCCCCTTCCTCAAG GCGATTGACCAAGAatttggcaaaaggaaaatttctgaAGAAGCATGCCCCAGATTATTGTGAGGTCACCGTTGTTTACAATGGCCAGAAGGTCTCGGACAACGAGAGGGCGAGAGAGCTGAACCGTCCGCACGAGGTGTTGAGCTCATCAGGAGAAGCAGTTGCTCGCCACTCTGAAAGGAACTTCTTTGAGTGCGTGTGCTTTTCAGGCAAGTTCGACTGA
- the LOC104426232 gene encoding 60S ribosomal protein L27a-3: MTTRFKKNRKKRGHVSAGHGRIGKHRKHPGGRGNAGGMHHHRILFDKYHPGYFGKVGMRYFHKLRNKFYCPIVNVEKLWSLVPQDAKDKASKDSVPVIDVTQYGFFKVLGKGVLPEKQPVVVKAKLISKIAEKKIKEAGGAVVLTA, encoded by the coding sequence ATGACGACCCGATTCAAGAAGAACCGGAAGAAGCGCGGCCACGTGAGCGCCGGGCACGGCCGCATCGGGAAGCACCGCAAGCACCCCGGCGGCCGCGGGAACGCCGGCGGGATGCACCACCACCGCATCCTCTTCGACAAGTACCACCCGGGCTACTTCGGGAAGGTCGGCATGCGGTACTTCCACAAGCTCCGCAACAAGTTCTACTGCCCCATCGTCAACGTCGAGAAGCTCTGGTCCCTCGTCCCCCAGGATGCCAAGGACAAGGCCTCGAAGGACAGCGTGCCCGTGATCGACGTGACCCAGTACGGCTTCTTCAAGGTCCTGGGCAAGGGGGTGTTGCCCGAGAAGCAGCCGGTCGTGGTGAAGGCCAAGCTGATCTCGAAGATCGcggagaagaagatcaaggaggCCGGAGGTGCCGTCGTGCTCACTGCTTAG
- the LOC104426233 gene encoding myb-related protein Hv33, with protein MARSSCNQKLRKGLWSPEEDEKLFNYISRHGLGCWSSVPKLAGLQRCGKSCRLRWINYLRPDLKRGMFSQQEEDLIITLHAALGNRWAQIATQLPGRTDNEIKNFWNSYVRKKLTKQGIDPVTHKPLRELNSMSENCVEIEAAQALQEFKGSRDISSLRAKEPAFPIDGMHGGPMESPAGEVFLNRALFDPSSSLEFHNAINPVLHGAKSRLVDPGYFEMNAAPFSSVSSSMEIDHENKNTSGNLVSRMSCLFFHEAKKYCSNSSNNISNNTEFQLNSAAENKDLPWADDEELDPLHQFQVNVTGSEDLKSISWQEEHLLAHAAVDFHGNHPSMSLSDDQILQAHFNIF; from the exons ATGGCACGTAGCTCATGTAATCAGAAACTGAGGAAAGGTTTATGGTCGCCTGAAGAAGACGAGAAACTGTTCAATTATATAAGTAGACATGGGTTGGGATGCTGGAGTTCGGTTCCGAAGCTAGCTG GTTTGCAGAGATGTGGAAAGAGTTGCAGATTGAGGTGGATCAACTATTTAAGGCCTGACCTCAAGAGAGGCATGTTTTCACAGCAAGAGGAGGATCTCATCATCACACTTCATGCAGCACTAGGAAACAG GTGGGCACAAATTGCCACGCAATTGCCCGGACGAACTGATAATGAGATAAAGAACTTCTGGAACTCGTATGTGAGGAAGAAGTTGACGAAACAAGGTATTGACCCCGTTACCCACAAGCCACTTAGAGAATTAAACAGCATGTCTGAGAATTGCGTAGAGATTGAGGCAGCACAAGCGCTGCAGGAGTTCAAGGGAAGTCGAGATATATCGAGCCTAAGAGCGAAAGAGCCAGCATTTCCTATAGATGGTATGCATGGTGGACCAATGGAATCACCAGCTGGAGAGGTCTTCCTGAACAGGGCACTGTTTGATCCTTCATCCTCCTTAGAATTCCATAATGCTATCAACCCTGTTCTCCATGGTGCCAAATCGAGACTGGTCGATCCAGGATATTTTGAGATGAACGCTGCTCCATTCTCATCAGTGTCGAGCTCAATGGAAATTGATCATGAGAACAAGAATACATCTGGCAACCTGGTCTCTAGAATGAGCTGCTTATTCTTTCACGAAGCGAAGAAATATTGCAGCAACAGCTCAAACAACATCAGCAACAACACCGAGTTTCAGCTGAACTCTGCAGCGGAAAACAAAGATTTACCCTGGGCCGATGATGAGGAGCTGGACCCTCTGCATCAGTTTCAGGTGAACGTGACAGGGTCTGAAGACCTCAAGTCAATTTCATGGCAAGAGGAACACCTTCTTGCTCATGCCGCAGTAGATTTCCATGGCAATCACCCCTCAATGTCACTGTCAGATGATCAAATTCTACAGGCACATTTCAACATCTTCTGA